One part of the Malus sylvestris chromosome 2, drMalSylv7.2, whole genome shotgun sequence genome encodes these proteins:
- the LOC126604959 gene encoding anthocyanidin 3-O-glucosyltransferase 5-like isoform X5 — protein MSSQPHAAILCSPGLGHLILAFELAKRLVTHRNFTVTIFAIPSPTSKTESELLKAAATPKFFDIIELPPPDISGCVGPDAAVATLLAVMMREARHAFRSAILGMEFSFRPTVLIVDLFSTESLSIGDELGIPKYVYIASTAWFIALTVYMPVFDKEVEGEYVDQTEPLRIPGCKPVQPEDVVDPMLDQIDQQYLEYVRIGTNFSKSDGILMNRWEDLEHKTIDALRDEGLLGRVAKVPVYPIGPLTRQVQSAGSTSTSIRDEGLFNWLDKQPCEFVIFVSLGSGGTVSLEQMTEMAWGLELSQQRFIWVVRPPARSADADFFTSGNQDDDPSTYLPKGFLTRTHDVGLVVPLWVSQVDILSHPSIGGFWSHCGWNLSLESITNGVPMMVWPRYGEQRMNAIMLTEELGVAVRSKVLPSKKVVGREEIKEMVRKIMVDKDGQAIRGRVKGLKLSAAKAWSVGGSSYNALSQISSGNERKC, from the exons ATGAGCTCACAGCCACATGCTGCCATACTTTGCAGCCCAGGCCTCGGCCACCTTATCCTCGCCTTCGAACTCGCAAAACGACTTGTCACCCACCGGAATTTCACCGTGACGATCTTCGCCATCCCATCTCCTACTTCCAAGACTGAGTCTGAGCTTCTCAAGGCAGCCGCCACCCCCAAATTTTTTGACATTATTGAACTCCCACCGCCCGACATTTCCGGCTGTGTTGGCCCCGATGCTGCTGTCGCTACCCTCCTTGCAGTCATGATGCGTGAAGCACGACATGCGTTTCGGTCAGCCATACTTGGAATGGAGTTTTCTTTTCGTCCTACAGTGCTTATCGTGGACCTCTTCAGCACCGAATCTCTGTCTATCGGCGACGAGCTTGGGATTCCTAAGTACGTTTACATTGCTAGCACTGCATGGTTCATAGCCTTGACTGTCTACATGCCAGTTTTTGATAAAGAAGTGGAAGGAGAGTACGTGGACCAGACTGAACCACTGAGAATTCCGGGTTGCAAGCCCGTTCAGCCTGAAGACGTGGTTGACCCGATGCTGGACCAGATTGACCAACAATATTTGGAATATGTAAGGATAGGTACTAATTTCTCGAAGAGTGATGGGATTTTGATGAACAGATGGGAAGACTTGGAGCACAAAACAATAGATGCGTTACGGGATGAGGGACTCTTGGGCAGAGTGGCTAAGGTGCCAGTTTATCCCATTGGACCATTGACGAGGCAGGTCCAATCAGCCGGTTCAACCTCAACCAGTATAAGGGATGAGGGCTTGTTTAATTGGCTAGACAAGCAACCTTGTGAATTTGTGATATTTGTGTCATTAGGGAGTGGAGGGACTGTGTCCTTGGAGCAGATGACAGAAATGGCTTGGGGTTTGGAATTGAGTCAACAAAGATTCATTTGGGTTGTACGACCACCGGCTAGATCCGCAGATGCTGATTTTTTCACTTCAG GAAATCAAGACGATGACCCATCAACCTATTTGCCCAAAGGATTCTTGACCCGGACTCATGACGTTGGGTTGGTTGTGCCTCTTTGGGTGTCTCAAGTGGACATTTTAAGTCATCCATCAATAGGAGGATTTTGGTCGCACTGTGGATGGAACTTAAGCCTCGAGAGCATCACCAATGGGGTACCGATGATGGTTTGGCCACGCTATGGGGAGCAGAGGATGAACGCTATAATGTTGACTGAGGAGCTTGGTGTTGCCGTCAGATCAAAAGTGCTACCATCGAAGAAAGTGGTTGGCAGAGAAGAGATAAAGGAAATGGTGAGAAAGATCATGGTGGACAAAGATGGTCAGGCAATAAGAGGTAGGGTTAAGGGGCTCAAATTAAGTGCTGCAAAAGCATGGAGCGTAGGTGGTTCGTCATATAATGCACTGTCTCAAATATCAAGTGGCAATGAAAGAAAATGCTAG